Proteins co-encoded in one Candidatus Pelagibacter sp. RS40 genomic window:
- a CDS encoding MFS transporter codes for MNTEKKFFHSNTAIVTLFAACFVVLISLGVRQTFGLFFIDFNESLNISNTAFGFAIGTQMLMWGLTGPIFGAIADRFGGHVAIISSFLFYTFGVYFLYSGPNTGIFFQIHLGLLIGIGLGGTAISIPMSIVGKHFPLSNRTIAMSIVTAVGSFGYFISPIFTNYSLIEYGWNYTLFLFSLFLVTGLIAAYFVRSPKENEIVENRSDQSFKEALSEAFKSKSYILLVSGFFVCGFHITLVGTHVPKYVIDRGLEDWTAAAILSLIGLFNIFGSLLSGYLSTKISKKVLLSAIYLLRGFSIAFFIFTPPNVLSAFIFGASFGFLWLSTVPATSGIVAHLFGTKYLGLLYGIVFLSHQIGSFFGAYLGGLFHDLYGSYDYAWYLAILLSIFAAIIHLPIIEKPVERLQKI; via the coding sequence ATGAATACTGAAAAAAAATTTTTCCATTCAAATACTGCAATAGTTACTCTTTTTGCGGCATGTTTTGTTGTTTTAATCTCTTTAGGAGTAAGACAAACTTTTGGTTTGTTTTTTATAGATTTTAATGAAAGTTTAAATATTAGTAACACAGCATTTGGTTTTGCAATCGGAACTCAAATGTTGATGTGGGGACTAACCGGTCCAATTTTTGGAGCAATTGCTGATCGTTTTGGTGGACACGTTGCAATCATTTCATCTTTTTTATTTTATACATTTGGAGTTTATTTTTTATACTCTGGTCCAAATACAGGAATATTTTTTCAAATTCATTTAGGATTGTTAATAGGAATTGGATTAGGAGGAACGGCTATTAGTATTCCAATGTCGATAGTTGGTAAACACTTTCCATTATCTAATAGAACAATTGCCATGAGTATTGTTACAGCAGTTGGATCATTTGGATATTTTATATCTCCAATATTTACAAATTATTCACTTATTGAATATGGTTGGAATTATACATTGTTTTTATTTTCTCTATTTTTGGTCACAGGTTTAATCGCAGCTTATTTTGTTAGATCTCCAAAAGAAAATGAAATTGTAGAAAACCGATCTGATCAATCTTTTAAAGAAGCCCTCAGCGAAGCATTTAAATCAAAGAGTTATATTTTACTTGTTTCAGGCTTTTTTGTTTGTGGATTTCACATTACATTAGTTGGAACACATGTTCCAAAATATGTAATTGATAGAGGTTTAGAAGACTGGACTGCAGCAGCAATTCTATCCCTGATCGGTTTATTTAATATTTTTGGTTCATTATTAAGTGGCTACCTTTCAACGAAAATTAGTAAGAAAGTTCTTTTAAGTGCGATTTATCTTTTAAGAGGTTTTTCGATTGCGTTTTTCATATTTACTCCTCCAAACGTTCTTTCTGCATTTATATTTGGCGCAAGCTTTGGTTTTTTATGGTTGTCGACTGTACCTGCAACTAGTGGCATTGTTGCTCACTTATTTGGCACTAAATATTTAGGTCTTCTTTATGGAATTGTATTTTTAAGCCATCAAATTGGTTCTTTCTTTGGCGCATATTTAGGTGGTTTATTCCATGACTTATATGGATCATATGATTACGCATGGTATTTAGCAATATTACTATCTATATTTGCAGCAATAATACATTTACCAATTATAGAAAAACCAGTTGAGAGATTACAAAAAATATAA
- a CDS encoding trans-sulfuration enzyme family protein translates to MTSTFKTFLKHTAKDFHNQSVNPPVVRASTIIFKSMQDIRKTQSKFRKNPIGGHFDYGRQGTSTTYILQKILTKLEESYHVFLTPTGFGAIFLAIFSLVRPGDEIIVADPSYKPTRRLTQDFLKDFNIKTIFYNPSDLNTLRKNISKNTKLIFVENPGSNTFDFQDLSKIIQIAKKHKIYTAIDNTWGTPYFLKPIKLGFDMSIVSATKYYSGHSDVMGGSLAVNKRVFRKVQLADNVTGLRLGPDDAYLITRGLRTLDVRLDKHQDNAKKVAAFLSKYKNIKLLYPYKKNSQNFKMWKKYYSGSSGLMGLKIKSKNKKSVTKFVNSLKLFGYGYSWGGFESLALHQSNLEIGKRNYLKLEKDEHLVRLHIGLEDPKDIINDIKQALKHLK, encoded by the coding sequence ATGACTAGCACCTTTAAAACATTTTTAAAGCACACAGCAAAAGATTTTCACAATCAGTCAGTTAATCCACCGGTAGTTCGAGCATCGACAATAATTTTTAAGTCAATGCAAGATATAAGAAAAACCCAGTCTAAATTTAGAAAAAATCCTATTGGAGGACATTTTGATTATGGAAGACAAGGAACTTCCACAACTTATATCTTACAAAAAATTTTAACAAAACTAGAGGAAAGTTATCATGTTTTTTTAACTCCTACTGGATTTGGCGCAATTTTTCTTGCTATATTCAGCTTAGTAAGACCTGGTGACGAAATTATTGTAGCTGATCCATCTTACAAACCAACTAGAAGATTAACACAGGATTTTTTAAAAGATTTTAATATCAAAACAATTTTTTATAATCCAAGCGATTTAAATACACTTAGAAAAAATATATCAAAAAATACTAAACTTATTTTTGTAGAAAATCCTGGTAGCAATACTTTTGACTTTCAAGATTTGTCTAAAATAATTCAAATTGCAAAAAAACATAAAATTTATACAGCAATAGATAATACATGGGGAACACCATATTTTCTAAAGCCAATTAAATTAGGTTTTGACATGTCCATTGTTTCAGCAACCAAATACTATTCAGGTCATTCAGATGTAATGGGAGGTTCTTTAGCAGTAAATAAAAGAGTTTTTAGAAAAGTACAACTCGCAGATAATGTAACTGGATTAAGATTGGGACCAGATGATGCCTATTTGATAACTAGAGGGCTAAGAACATTAGATGTAAGACTGGACAAACACCAAGATAATGCAAAAAAAGTTGCTGCGTTTTTATCTAAATATAAAAATATAAAATTATTATATCCTTACAAAAAAAATTCACAGAATTTTAAAATGTGGAAAAAATATTATTCTGGATCATCTGGATTAATGGGATTAAAAATTAAATCAAAAAATAAAAAATCAGTTACAAAATTCGTGAACTCTCTAAAGCTTTTTGGTTATGGTTATAGCTGGGGGGGATTTGAAAGTTTAGCATTACATCAAAGCAATTTAGAGATTGGAAAAAGAAATTACCTTAAATTAGAGAAAGATGAACACTTAGTCAGACTTCATATAGGTTTAGAAGATCCCAAAGATATAATAAATGATATCAAGCAGGCTCTTAAACATCTAAAATGA
- the mnmA gene encoding tRNA 2-thiouridine(34) synthase MnmA, whose translation MNNEINSIGLKKKPSDTTVVVAMSGGVDSSTVAGMMKKEGYNVIGITLKLYDDGKEVAASKQCCSGQDIMDAKRVAHKLDIEHKILYYQNKFKQGVIDNFVDSYLKGETPIPCVQCNQTVKFRDLFEVSKELKADAMITGHYVKSVTENESTNMYRAIDENRDQSYFLFNTTREQLNYLRFPLGGMLKDTTREIAKKLELNVADKPDSQDICFVPNGDYASVIQKFKPESFQKGNIKNLNGEVVGVHDGIINFTIGQRRGIKVSDKEALYVIRIDSDKNEIIIGPKEKLAKTKIHLRDLNLLCKKEELEKEIFVKVRSTGKLLEAKILLKEYNQAEVNLVNSENGISPGQACVFYNKDQIGHKVLGGGWIKN comes from the coding sequence ATGAATAATGAAATTAATTCAATTGGTTTAAAGAAAAAACCGTCTGATACAACTGTTGTTGTTGCAATGTCAGGTGGCGTCGACTCTTCTACTGTCGCAGGTATGATGAAAAAAGAAGGTTATAATGTAATAGGCATTACTCTTAAACTTTATGATGATGGTAAAGAGGTTGCTGCTTCAAAACAATGTTGTTCTGGACAAGATATAATGGATGCAAAAAGAGTAGCGCATAAATTAGATATTGAACATAAAATTTTGTACTACCAAAACAAATTTAAACAAGGAGTTATTGATAATTTTGTAGATAGCTACCTTAAAGGAGAAACACCTATACCTTGTGTTCAATGCAACCAAACAGTAAAATTTAGGGATTTGTTTGAAGTATCAAAAGAATTAAAAGCCGATGCTATGATAACGGGTCATTATGTGAAAAGTGTTACTGAGAATGAATCTACAAATATGTATAGAGCAATTGATGAAAATCGAGATCAGAGTTATTTTTTATTTAATACAACTCGAGAGCAATTAAATTACTTAAGGTTTCCTTTAGGGGGAATGCTAAAAGATACTACTAGAGAAATTGCAAAAAAGCTTGAACTTAATGTAGCTGATAAACCTGATAGCCAGGATATTTGTTTTGTTCCAAATGGAGATTATGCCTCTGTAATACAAAAATTTAAACCTGAATCTTTTCAAAAAGGAAATATTAAAAACTTAAATGGAGAGGTTGTAGGTGTTCATGATGGAATTATAAATTTTACAATAGGTCAAAGAAGGGGAATAAAGGTTTCAGATAAAGAAGCTTTATATGTTATCCGAATAGACTCAGATAAGAATGAAATAATTATAGGCCCTAAAGAAAAATTAGCCAAAACAAAAATTCATTTAAGAGATTTAAATCTTTTGTGTAAAAAAGAAGAGCTTGAAAAGGAAATATTTGTTAAAGTAAGATCAACGGGAAAATTATTAGAAGCTAAAATTTTATTAAAAGAATATAATCAAGCAGAAGTTAATTTAGTTAATTCAGAAAACGGAATTTCACCAGGACAAGCCTGTGTCTTTTATAATAAAGACCAAATTGGTCACAAAGTTCTTGGTGGTGGTTGGATTAAAAATTAA
- a CDS encoding DUF3553 domain-containing protein, with amino-acid sequence MILDFEPGDKVINPSNKNWGIGQVQSIIKEKVTVNFENVGKKVINCKNIELEKIYNNE; translated from the coding sequence ATGATTTTAGATTTTGAACCAGGTGACAAAGTAATTAACCCTAGTAATAAAAACTGGGGTATTGGACAAGTTCAATCAATTATAAAAGAAAAGGTGACTGTAAACTTTGAAAACGTAGGTAAAAAAGTAATAAATTGTAAAAATATAGAATTAGAAAAAATCTACAATAATGAATGA
- a CDS encoding 3'(2'),5'-bisphosphate nucleotidase CysQ, whose translation MNEINIKDVIINLIDTFFYAGKVSLELREKGLTKEIKSDNTPVSNGDLEVNKIVTQKLLELTPNIPIVSEETSHNKSSSNLENFWLVDPIDGTYDYINDLEEFTINAGLILNRKPVAGLINAPAKNRMFYTYGKNDAYELTNGKEIKLDCSKKTKKEFVKVVSYSNKIKPEIEKIHNLLGVNEFVRMKSSYKFCVIATGEYDGYVAEPRACEWDIAAGHALLENAGGTITDFEGNEILYGKENFKNPSLILKRSEDLKY comes from the coding sequence ATGAATGAAATTAATATTAAAGACGTAATCATAAATTTAATAGATACTTTTTTTTATGCAGGTAAAGTGTCACTGGAACTTAGAGAAAAAGGATTAACCAAGGAAATTAAATCAGACAATACTCCAGTTAGTAATGGTGATTTGGAAGTAAATAAAATAGTTACTCAAAAACTTTTGGAGCTTACCCCCAATATTCCAATTGTATCTGAGGAAACATCTCACAATAAATCCTCAAGTAATTTAGAAAATTTTTGGCTTGTTGATCCAATAGACGGTACATACGATTATATAAATGATTTAGAAGAATTTACTATTAATGCAGGATTAATTTTAAATAGAAAACCTGTTGCTGGACTTATAAATGCACCAGCAAAAAATCGAATGTTTTACACCTATGGCAAAAATGATGCTTACGAACTAACAAATGGAAAAGAAATTAAGTTAGATTGTTCAAAAAAGACTAAAAAAGAATTTGTCAAAGTTGTTTCTTACTCAAATAAAATTAAGCCAGAAATTGAAAAAATCCATAATCTTTTAGGAGTTAATGAATTTGTGAGAATGAAAAGCTCATACAAATTTTGTGTAATAGCTACAGGAGAATATGATGGATATGTTGCTGAACCTAGAGCATGTGAATGGGATATTGCTGCTGGTCATGCTTTACTAGAAAATGCTGGAGGTACAATTACAGATTTTGAAGGTAATGAAATTTTATATGGAAAAGAAAATTTTAAAAATCCAAGTCTTATTCTGAAAAGAAGTGAAGATTTAAAATATTAG
- a CDS encoding regulatory protein RecX, with protein sequence MIPIKNKKKTLEVTVEEMRNFAFNYIEKFAPSKQQLKTYLLKKYLKSKTPINRSNVSNLIDIVLEDLEKSKFINDKFYSESKAKSLIQRGSSINKIRNYLIGKGVGDKYIKNTIDQIRENNEDQDFFSAIKICKKKRIGPSRQEDNRPLFYKKDMGVLARSGFDFEVSRRVMDLDKDEYIKIINLL encoded by the coding sequence ATGATTCCTATAAAAAATAAAAAAAAAACATTAGAGGTTACGGTAGAAGAAATGAGGAATTTTGCGTTTAATTATATTGAAAAATTTGCTCCCTCAAAACAACAATTAAAAACATACCTTCTAAAAAAATATTTAAAATCTAAAACTCCTATAAACAGAAGCAACGTTTCAAATTTAATAGATATAGTACTAGAAGACTTAGAAAAATCTAAATTCATCAACGACAAATTTTATTCAGAATCTAAAGCAAAAAGTCTAATACAGAGAGGTTCTTCAATAAACAAAATTAGAAACTATTTAATTGGAAAAGGTGTAGGTGATAAATATATAAAAAATACAATTGATCAAATTCGCGAGAATAATGAAGATCAAGATTTTTTTTCTGCAATCAAAATATGTAAAAAAAAAAGAATTGGGCCCTCAAGACAAGAAGATAATAGACCTTTGTTTTATAAAAAGGATATGGGGGTATTGGCTAGATCAGGATTTGATTTTGAAGTATCTAGAAGAGTGATGGATCTTGATAAAGATGAATATATAAAAATAATTAATCTTCTTTAA
- a CDS encoding ABA4-like family protein, whose product MIEQIAAFFTIEMIYLWLNIGVLPFWFVLIFFPQSKVCSLLVTSIFPFLILGATYCYLIFYYFSTGYNFLENFNLYKGLFDLSSLFENESFLILFWTHFLAANLFCGSWIVRDSLKFFISKYLILVPLLVTYFIGPVGLIMYWVIRIFYAKKIGFID is encoded by the coding sequence ATGATAGAACAAATAGCAGCATTTTTTACTATAGAAATGATCTATTTATGGTTGAACATAGGTGTTTTGCCATTTTGGTTTGTATTAATTTTTTTTCCTCAATCAAAAGTATGCAGCTTATTGGTTACCTCAATATTTCCATTTTTAATTCTTGGGGCTACTTATTGTTATTTGATATTCTATTATTTTTCTACTGGTTATAATTTTTTAGAAAACTTTAATCTTTATAAAGGTTTGTTTGACCTTAGTTCATTATTTGAAAATGAGAGTTTCTTAATTCTATTTTGGACCCATTTTTTGGCAGCAAACTTATTTTGTGGCTCCTGGATTGTAAGAGATAGTCTTAAGTTCTTCATATCAAAATATCTAATCTTGGTTCCTCTTTTGGTGACTTATTTTATTGGACCAGTTGGACTAATTATGTATTGGGTAATAAGAATTTTTTATGCAAAAAAAATAGGTTTTATTGATTAA
- a CDS encoding rhodanese-like domain-containing protein yields MTIKSAQTLVADALKEIKTISPSEALQMSNDDKCNLIDIRDVRELENLGRIENSNHIPRGMLEFWMDPDSPYFKEGKIDMDKEMVLFCAGGLRSALATKSLKDMGFKNICHIDGGFGAMKNSGFKVIK; encoded by the coding sequence ATGACAATAAAATCAGCACAAACTTTAGTCGCAGATGCTTTAAAAGAAATTAAAACAATTTCACCCTCAGAGGCTTTGCAAATGTCTAATGATGATAAGTGCAATCTTATAGATATTAGAGATGTAAGAGAACTTGAGAATTTAGGAAGAATTGAAAATTCTAATCATATACCTCGGGGCATGTTGGAATTTTGGATGGATCCAGACAGTCCTTACTTTAAAGAGGGTAAGATAGATATGGATAAAGAGATGGTTCTTTTTTGTGCAGGTGGATTAAGATCAGCTCTTGCAACTAAGTCATTAAAGGATATGGGCTTTAAAAACATTTGTCATATTGATGGAGGATTTGGAGCAATGAAAAATTCAGGATTTAAAGTTATTAAATAA
- a CDS encoding peroxiredoxin, translating into MNKFKNAPNIKIPSTNGEIFELKKIKNKFLVLYFYPKDDTPGCTVETKDFNSLLSKFKNLDCAVFGISKDDMRSHDKFKEKYKVKFDLLSDEKKEALKAFKVWGKKKFMGKEFMGVIRSTFVIKNNKIVKEWRSVKVKDHAKEVLEFIKKTN; encoded by the coding sequence ATGAACAAATTTAAAAATGCACCTAATATAAAAATTCCATCTACAAATGGAGAAATATTTGAACTTAAAAAGATTAAAAATAAATTTTTAGTTTTATATTTTTACCCAAAAGATGACACGCCTGGCTGTACTGTAGAAACGAAAGATTTTAATTCTTTGTTGTCTAAATTTAAGAATTTGGACTGTGCTGTGTTTGGTATTTCAAAAGATGATATGAGAAGCCATGATAAATTTAAAGAAAAATATAAAGTAAAATTTGATCTTTTATCAGACGAAAAAAAAGAGGCTTTAAAGGCTTTTAAAGTCTGGGGAAAAAAGAAATTTATGGGTAAAGAATTTATGGGCGTGATCAGAAGCACTTTTGTAATTAAAAATAATAAAATAGTAAAAGAGTGGAGATCAGTAAAAGTAAAAGATCATGCTAAAGAAGTTTTAGAATTCATCAAAAAAACAAATTAA
- a CDS encoding ammonium transporter: MTKFLKKLVGPLVSIFFLLNMTSTGYAETTVSAEVGFIFNTLLFLICGFLVMFMAAGFAMLESGMVTSKSVSVICAKNIGLFSIAAIMFWLVGYNLAYGIPEGGYIGKFIPWSDASAVDTGYSDGSDWYFQMVFCATTVSIVSGTLAERIKLWPFFLFAAILAGIIYPIVMGWQWGGGWLAAAGFSDFAGSTLVHSTGGAAALAGAMILGPRLGRFTKKGEPAPVKPFAASSIPLVTLGIFILWLGWFGFNGGSQLAMGTADDAIAVSSIFINTLLAGAGGVMAAGAVTRLSGKTDVVQMLNGCIGGLVAITAEPLMPSPIAAILIGAVGGVIVVYGTKFLFSLKIDDVVGAIPAHLFAGIWGTLIVPATNPDANFGAQALGVVSINAFVFVVAYIVWSIMKATIGIRLSKEAEMKGTDVSETGVIAYSIRD; this comes from the coding sequence ATGACTAAATTTTTAAAAAAACTTGTTGGTCCTTTAGTAAGTATATTTTTCTTACTGAATATGACTAGTACAGGTTACGCAGAGACAACAGTTTCTGCAGAAGTAGGTTTTATTTTTAATACTCTCCTGTTTTTGATTTGTGGTTTCTTAGTCATGTTCATGGCAGCAGGATTTGCAATGTTAGAATCGGGAATGGTTACATCAAAAAGTGTATCCGTAATCTGTGCGAAAAATATTGGTTTATTTTCGATTGCAGCAATAATGTTTTGGTTAGTAGGATACAATCTTGCTTATGGTATTCCAGAAGGTGGATACATAGGTAAGTTTATACCATGGTCAGACGCAAGTGCGGTAGATACTGGTTATTCTGATGGGTCAGATTGGTATTTCCAAATGGTATTCTGTGCAACTACAGTTTCAATTGTATCTGGAACATTAGCAGAAAGAATTAAACTTTGGCCTTTCTTTTTATTTGCTGCAATTTTAGCAGGAATTATTTATCCAATTGTTATGGGATGGCAATGGGGTGGTGGCTGGTTAGCTGCTGCTGGTTTCTCAGATTTTGCCGGGTCAACTCTAGTACACTCAACCGGTGGTGCAGCTGCACTTGCTGGTGCAATGATTTTAGGTCCTAGACTTGGAAGATTTACAAAAAAAGGTGAACCTGCGCCGGTTAAGCCTTTTGCAGCTTCATCTATTCCTTTAGTAACACTTGGAATATTTATTCTTTGGTTAGGTTGGTTTGGATTTAATGGTGGATCTCAATTAGCAATGGGAACTGCTGATGATGCAATCGCAGTATCAAGTATATTCATTAACACATTACTTGCTGGAGCAGGTGGTGTTATGGCAGCAGGAGCAGTCACAAGATTAAGTGGAAAAACTGATGTCGTACAGATGTTAAACGGATGTATAGGTGGTCTTGTAGCGATAACTGCAGAACCTTTAATGCCATCTCCAATAGCAGCAATATTAATTGGTGCTGTAGGTGGAGTAATCGTTGTATACGGTACTAAATTTCTATTTAGCCTTAAAATCGATGATGTTGTTGGAGCGATTCCCGCACACTTGTTTGCCGGAATATGGGGAACATTAATTGTCCCTGCAACAAACCCTGATGCTAACTTTGGTGCACAGGCATTAGGTGTAGTTTCAATAAATGCATTCGTATTTGTTGTAGCTTACATCGTATGGTCAATTATGAAAGCAACAATAGGTATTAGATTGAGTAAAGAAGCTGAAATGAAAGGTACAGATGTATCTGAAACTGGAGTTATAGCTTACTCGATCAGAGACTAA
- a CDS encoding HU family DNA-binding protein: MNKKQLVAKLAGSLNQSKADAERTFDTITNTILDALKNDDSVKIAGFGTYKVAKRKARIGRNPRTGEQIQIAASQKVKFLPAKALKEVFNK, translated from the coding sequence ATGAATAAAAAACAATTAGTCGCTAAATTAGCTGGTTCTTTAAATCAAAGTAAAGCTGATGCGGAGCGTACTTTTGATACCATAACTAACACTATATTGGATGCATTGAAGAATGATGATTCAGTAAAAATAGCGGGTTTTGGTACATATAAAGTGGCTAAAAGAAAAGCAAGAATTGGAAGAAATCCAAGAACTGGAGAACAAATCCAAATAGCTGCTTCTCAAAAGGTAAAATTTTTACCTGCCAAAGCGCTAAAAGAAGTTTTCAATAAGTAA
- the rseP gene encoding RIP metalloprotease RseP: MINYIIPFLILILIVVFIHEYGHYYFAKKYGVGVTDFSIGFGKEIFGWNDKSGTRWKICWIPLGGYVKFFGDRNVFSQADQEELLKKYNKEDQEKLFVTKPLYQRAWIVFGGPLANFILAIFIFLFIYMFIGKDFTPAVIDEVQKDSPAEIAGLKKNDIILEIDNNKVESILDVSKFIAMSTSDFVDFKVSRFENEILLKVKPNLVESEDNLGNKLKKRMVGIKLSAYNDKINHVKLGPAQALVQSFNEVYFVTVSSLKYLGSMIVGKGDTSQLGGPIRIAKISGQVAEFGIIPFISMMAYISISLGLINLFPIPMLDGGHLMFYGFEKILGRPLSQKTQEGFFRIGIFLLLSLMFFVTFNDLRDLGLF, from the coding sequence ATGATTAATTATATTATTCCATTTCTTATACTTATTCTAATCGTTGTATTTATTCATGAGTATGGTCATTATTATTTTGCAAAGAAATACGGTGTTGGAGTAACTGATTTTTCAATTGGATTTGGTAAAGAAATATTTGGATGGAACGATAAATCAGGTACTAGATGGAAAATTTGTTGGATACCTTTGGGTGGATATGTAAAATTTTTTGGTGACAGAAATGTTTTTTCACAAGCAGATCAAGAAGAGTTATTAAAAAAATATAACAAAGAGGACCAAGAAAAATTATTTGTAACTAAACCTTTATACCAAAGAGCATGGATTGTATTTGGCGGACCTTTAGCCAACTTTATTTTAGCAATTTTTATATTTCTCTTCATCTATATGTTTATAGGTAAAGATTTTACTCCTGCTGTTATTGATGAAGTTCAAAAAGATAGCCCTGCAGAAATAGCAGGTTTAAAGAAAAATGACATAATTTTAGAAATAGATAACAATAAAGTAGAGAGTATTTTGGATGTTTCTAAATTTATTGCAATGTCGACATCAGATTTTGTTGATTTTAAAGTTTCAAGATTTGAAAATGAAATATTATTAAAAGTAAAACCCAATTTAGTAGAAAGCGAAGATAACTTAGGTAACAAACTTAAGAAACGGATGGTGGGTATAAAATTGAGTGCTTATAATGATAAAATAAATCATGTTAAATTAGGCCCTGCACAAGCATTAGTTCAATCATTTAATGAGGTGTATTTCGTTACCGTTTCATCGTTAAAATATCTTGGTTCTATGATTGTTGGAAAAGGAGATACTTCACAGTTGGGGGGTCCAATAAGAATAGCTAAAATATCTGGGCAAGTTGCTGAATTTGGTATTATTCCATTTATTAGTATGATGGCCTATATCTCAATAAGCCTTGGTTTAATTAACTTATTTCCTATCCCAATGTTAGATGGAGGCCATTTAATGTTTTATGGATTTGAGAAAATTTTAGGACGTCCTTTAAGTCAAAAAACTCAAGAAGGATTTTTTCGAATCGGGATATTTTTATTGCTTTCTTTAATGTTTTTTGTGACTTTTAATGATCTAAGAGATTTAGGCTTATTTTAA
- a CDS encoding sodium:solute symporter family transporter: MNNIILLSQQNAILLVLGISIIFVILGIVYSKKFKGLNNYLLANRSVGTFSLTSSLVASALGAWILFGPASAATWGGIGAVIGYALGTAFPLFILIYLGTQFREKYPKGKTLIEVIRLKYGPNLFKLILVLSIFYMTIFLIAEVTAVSMLINYISGTDLWITALIVIISSLIYTLYGGLRASIFTDNIQFLFLIVLLLITFSYLFNFNTNEFNFDYIKTKQPQLLSINYLPNFTAGLTFFIAVAATNLFHQGNWQRVYAAKNSEVLKKSLIFSFLIIIPIVFFMGFTGLVAASSENIVAPDLAFFQLLLKDQYLIISVIIIFLAISLTVSSIDTIINAISSLIIVDGKKIIKIKNYDLLSKQIIIILSIIALFVASKGLSILYLFLLADLFCCAAVLSIFYGFYSKTFFEKNAYVSIIVGLIAGLLLFPSPDFSKSILIGILFPVDLFPSIVSQSLLFLSFLTATFAPLLTWNLKK, encoded by the coding sequence ATGAATAATATAATTTTATTAAGCCAACAAAATGCAATTTTACTAGTTCTTGGTATATCAATAATTTTTGTAATTCTTGGAATAGTTTATTCTAAAAAATTTAAAGGACTAAATAATTATCTTTTAGCAAATAGATCTGTTGGAACATTTTCATTAACATCCAGTTTAGTTGCATCAGCACTAGGTGCATGGATATTGTTTGGACCCGCATCAGCTGCTACTTGGGGTGGAATAGGGGCTGTGATTGGATATGCATTAGGAACCGCATTTCCATTATTTATTTTAATTTATCTTGGAACACAATTTAGAGAAAAATATCCAAAAGGAAAAACTTTAATAGAAGTAATTAGATTAAAGTACGGACCAAATTTATTTAAATTAATTTTAGTTTTATCCATATTTTACATGACTATCTTTTTAATTGCTGAAGTAACTGCTGTTTCAATGTTAATTAATTATATTTCAGGAACTGATTTATGGATAACTGCTTTAATAGTTATTATTAGTTCTCTAATTTACACATTATACGGAGGTTTAAGGGCTTCGATTTTTACAGATAACATTCAATTTTTATTCTTGATTGTTTTATTGCTAATTACATTTTCCTATTTATTTAATTTTAATACAAATGAATTTAATTTTGATTATATTAAAACAAAACAACCCCAGCTATTAAGCATAAATTATCTACCTAATTTTACTGCTGGACTTACATTTTTCATAGCAGTTGCAGCTACAAATCTATTTCACCAAGGAAATTGGCAAAGAGTTTATGCTGCAAAGAATTCTGAAGTATTAAAAAAAAGTTTAATTTTTTCTTTTTTAATAATTATTCCAATTGTTTTCTTTATGGGTTTTACAGGTTTAGTTGCAGCATCATCAGAAAATATAGTTGCACCTGATCTTGCTTTTTTTCAATTACTTTTAAAAGATCAGTATTTAATTATTTCAGTAATTATTATTTTTTTAGCAATATCATTAACAGTTAGCAGTATTGATACAATTATAAACGCAATTTCCAGCTTAATAATTGTTGATGGAAAAAAAATTATAAAAATTAAGAATTATGATTTGTTGTCTAAACAGATAATAATTATATTATCCATCATTGCGTTATTTGTAGCCTCAAAGGGTTTGAGTATTTTATACTTATTTTTGTTAGCCGATCTTTTTTGTTGTGCAGCAGTATTAAGTATTTTTTATGGATTTTATTCGAAAACTTTTTTTGAGAAAAATGCATATGTATCAATAATTGTAGGTTTAATCGCTGGTTTACTATTATTTCCAAGTCCAGATTTTTCTAAATCTATTTTAATTGGAATACTTTTTCCAGTGGATCTGTTTCCAAGTATTGTCTCTCAATCGTTGTTATTTCTATCATTTTTGACTGCGACTTTTGCTCCTTTGTTGACATGGAATTTAAAAAAATAA